One part of the Solanum dulcamara chromosome 3, daSolDulc1.2, whole genome shotgun sequence genome encodes these proteins:
- the LOC129881812 gene encoding phosphatidylinositol/phosphatidylcholine transfer protein SFH4: MGKKEQINNEKHKDKEKVQAVVQLLKKQAPLTVKQEKMCNNACVERFLKVKGENVKKAAKHLRNCLNWRDSLGIDHLIADEFSAELAEGVAYVSGHDDESRPVLIFRIKQDYQKFHSQKLFTRLLVFTLEVAIQTMAKSVEQFVILFDASFFRSASAFMNILLASLKIIADYYPGRLHKAFVIDPPSLFSYLWKGVKTFVDLAPLTMVVSSLDFEESLEFNDFTAYPRAASLRFNPSSISSNGKIGSCSSSRFSFTVSHHFDSVKPWYLSLTDTSSAKVGSSAKVGPTLGPAAISPLNARSYSFASPIDRTPRGNMGGPMKKGFFPSTPLPQKSQEMADHSETRHPRAMRPSFFQSPAMFFKKDSGKNHIISRVDKYRESFQPFLKFYRRPYDEMIYRSKMRPPLGGLISIVSPHIRRRHISVSQRF; encoded by the exons ATGGGGAAAAAAGAGCAGATCAACAATGAAAAGCACAAAGacaaagaaaaagttcaagCTGTTGTTCAACTTCTCAAGAAACAAGCTCCTCTTACTGTTAAACAG GAGAAGATGTGTAACAATGCTTGTGTAGAGAGATTTCTGAAAGTGAAAGGTGAAAATGTGAAGAAAGCTGCTAAGCATTTGAGGAATTGTCTGAACTGGAGAGACTCTTTAGGCAttg ATCATCTTATTGCTGATGAATTTTCTGCTGAGTTAGCAGAAGGAGTAGCTTATGTTTCTGGTCATGATGATGAATCTAGACCTGTTCTG ATTTTCCGGATCAAGCAAGATTACCAGAAATTTCACTCACAGAAACT GTTTACTCGGTTGCTGGTGTTTACATTGGAGGTGGCAATTCAAACCATGGCCAAAAGTGTTGAGCAATTTGTTATTCTATTTGATGCAA GCTTTTTCAGGTCCGCTTCTGCTTTTATGAATATCTTGTTGGCTTCACTGAAAATTATTGCGGATTATTATCCTGGAAGACTTCACAAAGCTTTTGTTATTGATCCTCCTTCACTTTTCTCTTATCTTTGGAAG gGTGTGAAGACATTTGTTGATCTAGCACCATTAACAATGGTGGTATCATCACTTGACTTTGAAGAGTCATTAGAATTTAACGACTTCACTGCATATCCAAGAGCTGCATCTCTTAGATTCAATCCTTCTTCAATATCTTCAAATGGCAAAATTGGATCATGCTCGTCATCAAGATTCTCATTTACGGTCTCACATCATTTCGACTCTGTGAAGCCATGGTACTTGTCATTAACTGACACCTCATCAGCTAAAGTGGGATCATCAGCTAAAGTGGGTCCAACCCTGGGCCCAGCAGCCATCTCACCACTCAATGCTAGGTCCTACTCATTTGCATCACCCATTGACAGGACACCACGTGGCAACATGGGTGGCCCCATGAAAAAGGGATTTTTCCCATCTACACCTTTGCCACAAAAGAGTCAAGAAATGGCTGATCATTCAGAAACTCGTCATCCTAGGGCTATGAGGCCATCTTTTTTTCAATCTCCGGCTATGTTCTTCAAGAAAGATAGTGGTAAGAACCATATTATTAGTCGGGTCGATAAATATCGAGAATCTTTTCAACCGTTCTTGAAATTCTATCGAAGGCCCtatgatgaaatgatttataggtCAAAGATGAGACCCCCTCTAGGTGGACTTATCTCAATCGTCTCACCACATATCAGGCGTCGACACATATCTGTTTCTCAACGGTTTTGA